GGAAGAATAAACTCAGAAAACtgttgtggttttttttaaaacaaaattcaggTAAAAAAATCTTCggtaaattatttatattccCTAGAGTCAactattctaattttttcaaaatctcatctCCTCTGGAAAGTTATATTTCTAGAGTATACTCGATGAGAAGTATGATCTTACATTCTGATCAAAAAGCAGATTATATTATTCACTTTCGAATAAGggtataaaaatattaaaattatttatttcgagAATAAACATTCAAATGTCACATAACGCTGCACCTGAACAGGATAATTGGGTATTTGGGGAGAAACTGAGATCTGGGAGATGTGGCATGTATGACACATGAGATGCTGTGtaaatggaaattttaatgttttgtaCAAAACTCTGattcaaacagaaaattggaataaatcAGGATGTGAAAATTCCACATGAAATGCATCCAAAACCATTGCAATATGTATTCGATCTCTTGTCTTATTCAACAAACTTTGCCAATCGTTGTTTATGGAAAGTAGTTTTGTTAATCGATGTGCATATCTTGATACTTCCTGATCTTTATAGTGTTCGTGAAGATCATTTGCCAAAACATCTTGCAACTTTTGTGTGACTTCCTCAACATCTCCACCTAGcatttttcctggaaaaaagttgagcaTATACAATGGCTAGTCAATTGACAAACCTGTTAGCTTCAGACATAATTGACCCAAAATGAATGCAAGTTCTGTATCTGTAGGATTCACATTAATAAACGAATCTACAAGAGAATCAGAATAATATGTCGGAATATCCAAAAggctgaaaaaacattttttgataaaaccgaatatttcaataaaactatcaaaataccTTCGTAACTCTTCCATGGAGTATCTTGTGCTCCACTCAGATTTTACATGAGTTGCATCATAGTCTACTAAAGAATCATGCGAAACcacaaattgctgaaattcatGATAAGTTGGTAGggcaaacattgaaaaaaaacaaaacattgaaTAACCAGCCAAATTAACTTACCCTTTTTCCACAATTACCATTAACACGCATCTCAGCCGTCATTGACAGTCGCTCCAATCTTCCCCAGACATGCCACATACGCTTGAACATTGAGAATTTCTGATGGAACGGAAGTTCTCGAAAACCATCAAAATACATCAACCATGTGGCAGTTTTTGTCAGTTGTGCTTCCCAAAGGCTACAagtttcttcttttccatAGCATTTGattaactaaaaataaatattagtTAGATTTTGCTTTAATGATAACAATACCGAAAGAGATTTCTGTTGTGTTAGTCGGGATTGTTTCAGTCCAAATGTAAGCTTTTCAAGTGTGCTCATTCCACTGTCGAAATCGGGCTcctaaaagtaaatttttttactgataatttgtaaattaaaacaattgctTACCATTCGAAAaatcttttcagttttttcaataattgaaCTCAAATCGATATACGTGGCTGGTCTTTCATGTagtctctctttttttcgaaacaaaattaGATGAGGAATTCCCAAGATTTTTTCCACGGTctgaatatattttaaaatgaagaattgaatgtatttttccattaaattcaaactaacttttggaatattttccTCTATTAGCTTccgttttctgtttttttcacgaaatatTAAAGAGCACTGGAATAAATCTCTGTCGTGTTGAATATCTGAATAAAGTTCGGTATACAAAATTCTCATCGTCAGCTGGGACTTACTATCTGGTGTCATTCCTAAACTATAGCACTTTTCAAGCCGACATTTCTTGCATTGCCATCTGAAATCAATTGAGTTGGACATTGTCAGATTAGAAGTAAAGGCCTCACCTTCCATCTTTGGGCTCACATGTTTTGTACGAACGACATTT
This is a stretch of genomic DNA from Caenorhabditis elegans chromosome V. It encodes these proteins:
- the nhr-143 gene encoding Nuclear Hormone Receptor family (Product from WormBase gene class nhr;~Confirmed by transcript evidence), translated to MSCATSPVSSSESSIGSVESNFDLKCEICCSKGHGNHFGVTACRACAAFFRRMIVGTGYRQKCRSYKTCEPKDGRWQCKKCRLEKCYSLGMTPDNIQHDRDLFQCSLIFREKNRKRKLIEENIPKTVEKILGIPHLILFRKKERLHERPATYIDLSSIIEKTEKIFRMEPDFDSGMSTLEKLTFGLKQSRLTQQKSLSLIKCYGKEETCSLWEAQLTKTATWLMYFDGFRELPFHQKFSMFKRMWHVWGRLERLSMTAEMRVNGNCGKRQFVVSHDSLVDYDATHVKSEWSTRYSMEELRSLLDIPTYYSDSLVDSFINVNPTDTELAFILGQLCLKLTGKMLGGDVEEVTQKLQDVLANDLHEHYKDQEVSRYAHRLTKLLSINNDWQSLLNKTRDRIHIAMVLDAFHVEFSHPDLFQFSV